One genomic region from Jilunia laotingensis encodes:
- a CDS encoding SusC/RagA family TonB-linked outer membrane protein: protein MRKGLFIILLVLLSPLALMAQQMKIQGVVISAEDGEPIIGASVTVKGNTGIGTVTDLDGKYSLSIPKSTKKIVISYIGMKTQEATPSGSMKITLEPDAQQLDEVVVTGMQKMDKRLFTGATTKISAEDAKLDGIADVSRALEGRAAGVSVQNVSGTFGTAPKIRVRGATSIYGSSKPLWVVDGVIMEESVDVSADDLSSGDAVTLISSAIAGLNADDIESFQVLKDGSATSIYGARAMAGVVVVTTKKGQTGRSTINYTGEFTTRLKPHYRNYNISNSQEQMGIYKEMASKGWLEFENLVNSTSSGIYGKMYQLISMYDKTTGQFGLPNTEAAKEGYLQQAEFRNTDWFDLLFKTNLVQNHSVSISNGTDKAKMYASLSAMYDPGWTKSSSVERYTANMNGSFKLSKWLTASMLTSGSYRKQLAPGTLSQETDVVSGEVKRSFDINPFSYALNTSRTLDANDVYTRNYASFNIFDELENNYIELGVTDLKFQGELNWKPIQGLEFNALGALRYQKSTNEHFIKDHSNQAEAYRAGVNDPSIMYSNPYLYQDPDKPNSLPVSVLPEGGMYFRNDYTVRQIDFRGTFQYNKVWNEDTHILNVFGGTEINSTDRNSVAFEGWGFVYDNGGIAAPDPNLFKNQKEENSVYYSNQWGYTRSVAYFASGTYSYKGRYTLNLTGRYEGTNKLGKTRSARWLPTYNIAAAWNLHEEEWFKKWDQNALSHLMLKGSYSLTGDRGPSSISNALPIYYSTTPWRPTVSAYETAITLDNIANKELTYEKKHEWNFGVEAGFIDNRINVAVDAYKRNNYDLIGLIYTEGAGGFIAKYANMASMKSHGVEFTLSTKNIRTKDFNWSTDLTFSYAKNKITELDSRSNVLQLCSGSGYAKQGYPVRALFSIPFVGLNDEGLPQFINEKGETTTSDIYFQEYEKLDFLKYEGPTDPTITGGFGNLFSYKNFRLNVFITYSFGNKIRLDNAFSAAYSDMNSMPKEFKNRWTIPGDENITDIPTIASRRQYKNDQYLSYAYNAYNYSTARIADGGFIRMKEISLTYDLPTTFLKKIGLSTASLKIQGTNLFLIYADKKLNGQDPEFVNSGGVATPMPKQFTFTVRFGI from the coding sequence ATGAGAAAAGGATTATTTATCATCTTGCTCGTCTTGTTATCACCGCTTGCTCTAATGGCACAGCAGATGAAAATACAAGGAGTAGTTATCTCGGCAGAGGACGGAGAGCCAATCATCGGAGCATCCGTTACAGTAAAGGGAAATACCGGAATTGGTACAGTAACTGACTTGGACGGAAAATACTCATTGAGTATTCCTAAAAGTACTAAGAAAATTGTGATTTCGTACATCGGAATGAAAACGCAAGAAGCTACGCCATCAGGAAGTATGAAAATCACGCTTGAACCTGATGCCCAGCAACTGGATGAAGTTGTAGTTACCGGTATGCAAAAGATGGATAAACGATTATTCACAGGAGCGACAACGAAAATCAGTGCGGAAGATGCGAAGTTAGACGGTATCGCCGATGTCAGCCGTGCCTTGGAAGGACGTGCAGCCGGAGTATCCGTACAGAACGTTTCCGGAACATTCGGTACAGCACCAAAAATTCGTGTACGCGGTGCGACCTCTATCTATGGTAGCTCCAAACCTTTATGGGTTGTGGACGGAGTTATTATGGAAGAGTCTGTTGACGTTTCTGCAGATGACCTTTCTTCGGGCGATGCGGTTACACTTATCTCTTCTGCCATCGCTGGTTTGAATGCTGACGACATCGAAAGTTTTCAGGTTCTGAAAGATGGTTCCGCTACCTCTATTTACGGTGCGCGCGCTATGGCAGGTGTAGTTGTTGTTACTACCAAAAAAGGCCAAACAGGACGTAGTACCATCAATTATACGGGTGAATTTACCACACGTCTAAAACCCCATTACCGCAACTATAACATTTCCAATTCACAGGAACAAATGGGTATATATAAGGAAATGGCATCTAAAGGCTGGCTCGAGTTTGAGAATTTAGTTAACAGTACTTCCTCCGGTATTTATGGTAAAATGTACCAATTAATCTCAATGTATGACAAAACCACCGGTCAATTCGGTCTCCCCAATACAGAAGCTGCTAAAGAAGGCTATCTGCAACAAGCCGAATTCAGAAACACGGACTGGTTTGATTTACTTTTCAAGACAAATCTAGTACAAAACCACTCTGTCAGCATCTCTAACGGTACAGACAAAGCGAAGATGTATGCATCATTGTCTGCCATGTATGATCCGGGATGGACCAAATCCAGTTCCGTAGAACGTTACACGGCAAACATGAACGGGTCTTTTAAACTATCCAAATGGTTAACGGCAAGTATGTTGACCAGCGGATCTTATAGAAAGCAGTTAGCACCGGGTACGTTGAGCCAGGAAACAGACGTTGTTAGTGGTGAAGTAAAACGTAGTTTCGACATCAACCCGTTCAGCTATGCATTGAATACTTCACGTACTTTGGATGCTAATGATGTATATACACGTAACTATGCATCGTTCAATATTTTTGATGAGTTGGAAAATAATTATATCGAACTAGGAGTAACCGACCTCAAATTCCAAGGCGAATTGAATTGGAAGCCTATCCAAGGATTAGAGTTCAATGCATTAGGAGCTTTGAGATATCAGAAATCAACTAACGAACACTTCATCAAAGATCATTCTAATCAGGCAGAAGCATACCGTGCAGGAGTCAACGACCCCAGTATCATGTATAGCAATCCATACTTGTATCAAGATCCTGACAAACCTAACTCATTACCGGTATCTGTTCTTCCTGAAGGTGGTATGTATTTCCGTAATGATTATACAGTTCGTCAGATTGACTTCCGCGGTACTTTCCAATACAATAAAGTATGGAACGAAGACACCCACATTCTTAATGTATTTGGTGGAACGGAAATAAACTCTACTGACCGTAATTCCGTAGCATTTGAAGGTTGGGGATTCGTATACGACAATGGTGGAATCGCAGCACCAGATCCTAATTTATTCAAAAACCAAAAAGAAGAAAATTCGGTTTATTATTCTAATCAATGGGGATACACCCGTAGCGTTGCTTATTTTGCATCTGGTACTTATTCTTATAAAGGTCGCTATACATTGAACCTGACAGGTCGTTACGAAGGTACTAACAAGTTGGGGAAAACACGTAGCGCACGTTGGTTGCCGACATATAACATCGCTGCAGCGTGGAATTTACATGAAGAAGAATGGTTTAAGAAATGGGATCAGAATGCTCTTTCTCACTTAATGCTTAAAGGTTCTTATTCACTAACAGGTGACCGTGGACCATCTTCAATCTCAAATGCATTACCGATTTATTATTCTACAACACCGTGGCGTCCGACTGTTTCAGCTTATGAAACAGCGATCACTTTGGATAATATCGCCAACAAGGAACTGACTTATGAAAAGAAACACGAATGGAATTTTGGTGTTGAGGCAGGCTTTATTGATAATCGTATCAACGTTGCAGTCGATGCTTATAAACGTAACAACTACGATTTGATTGGTTTGATATATACTGAAGGAGCAGGTGGATTCATCGCCAAATACGCTAATATGGCAAGTATGAAATCACACGGTGTAGAATTCACGTTGTCTACAAAAAACATTCGTACTAAAGACTTCAATTGGAGTACTGACCTTACTTTCTCTTATGCCAAGAATAAGATTACAGAACTGGATTCACGTTCCAACGTACTCCAGCTCTGTTCTGGTAGCGGCTATGCAAAACAAGGTTATCCGGTACGCGCATTATTCTCTATCCCGTTTGTAGGATTGAACGATGAAGGTCTGCCACAATTCATCAATGAAAAAGGTGAAACGACCACATCTGATATTTACTTCCAAGAATATGAGAAACTGGACTTCTTGAAATATGAAGGTCCGACAGATCCTACCATCACCGGTGGATTCGGAAACTTGTTCAGCTATAAGAATTTCCGCTTGAATGTATTTATCACTTATTCATTTGGAAACAAGATTCGTCTTGATAATGCATTCTCAGCAGCCTATTCAGATATGAATTCTATGCCGAAAGAATTCAAAAACAGATGGACAATTCCGGGAGATGAAAACATTACTGACATCCCGACAATTGCAAGTAGACGTCAATACAAAAATGACCAGTATCTTTCTTACGCATACAACGCTTACAATTATTCTACGGCACGTATTGCCGATGGTGGTTTTATCCGTATGAAAGAGATCTCTCTAACGTATGATTTGCCAACCACTTTCTTAAAGAAGATCGGACTTTCTACAGCTTCCTTGAAAATACAAGGAACCAACTTATTCTTGATCTATGCTGACAAGAAGTTGAATGGACAGGATCCGGAATTCGTTAATTCAGGTGGTGTAGCAACTCCAATGCCTAAACAGTTTACATTTACAGTTAGATTTGGTATTTAA
- the rpoN gene encoding RNA polymerase factor sigma-54 codes for MAQGSRQIQSQAQQQIQTLSPQQILVVKLLELPAVELEDRIHAELLENPALEEGKEDSSTDELSESTPSETESEGGDNDYDSLGDYLYEDDIPDYKLQENNRSKGEQPEEIPFSDAISFYEILQEQLGERKLTEHQRELAEYLIGSLDDDGLLRKSLESICDELAIYAGVDTTEIELEEVLHIIQDFDPAGLGARNLKECLLIQLHRKIKVGKSDPILMLEIRIIEDCYEEFTRKHWDKIIKKLGCNEDHFNAAIAEITKLNPRPGASLGEAIGRNLQQIVPDFIVDTYDDGNINISLNNRNIPELRMSRDFTEMVEEHTRNKANQSKEAKEAMMFLKQKMDAAQGFIDAVKQRQNTLMTTMQAIVDLQHSFFLEGDESLLRPMILKDVAERTGLDISTISRVSNSKYVQTNFGIYPLKFFFSDGYVTEDGEEMSVREIRKILKECIDNEDKKKPLTDDELADILKEKGYPIARRTVAKYRQQLNIPVARLRK; via the coding sequence ATGGCTCAAGGTTCCCGTCAAATACAATCTCAGGCGCAACAGCAGATTCAAACGCTATCACCACAACAAATCCTGGTAGTTAAACTATTGGAACTACCGGCTGTTGAACTGGAAGACCGCATACATGCCGAACTGTTAGAAAATCCGGCACTTGAAGAAGGCAAAGAAGATTCATCCACCGATGAATTGAGCGAAAGCACTCCCTCCGAGACTGAATCCGAAGGAGGTGACAACGACTATGACTCTTTGGGTGACTATCTGTATGAAGACGACATACCCGATTACAAATTACAAGAAAACAACCGTTCGAAAGGTGAACAACCGGAAGAAATTCCTTTCTCCGATGCCATCTCCTTTTACGAAATACTCCAAGAGCAATTGGGTGAACGAAAACTCACGGAACATCAACGCGAACTGGCGGAATATCTCATAGGATCATTGGACGATGACGGACTGCTCCGCAAATCACTTGAAAGCATTTGTGACGAACTGGCAATCTATGCTGGAGTTGACACTACTGAAATTGAATTGGAAGAAGTCTTACATATAATCCAAGATTTCGATCCGGCCGGACTAGGCGCGCGCAATTTAAAGGAATGTCTATTGATCCAACTGCACAGGAAAATAAAAGTGGGGAAGTCAGATCCGATATTGATGCTTGAAATTAGAATCATCGAGGATTGTTACGAAGAATTCACCCGCAAACATTGGGATAAGATCATAAAGAAATTAGGATGCAACGAAGATCACTTTAACGCTGCAATAGCCGAAATCACCAAGTTGAACCCACGGCCGGGAGCATCTTTAGGTGAAGCTATCGGGCGCAATTTGCAACAGATCGTACCCGATTTCATTGTAGATACTTACGATGATGGCAATATTAACATTAGCCTGAACAATCGTAATATACCCGAACTCCGTATGAGCCGTGACTTCACGGAAATGGTTGAAGAGCATACGAGAAACAAGGCCAACCAATCAAAAGAAGCCAAGGAAGCCATGATGTTCCTGAAACAAAAGATGGATGCGGCGCAGGGATTCATTGACGCTGTAAAACAGCGCCAAAACACACTGATGACAACCATGCAAGCGATAGTCGACTTGCAACACTCTTTCTTTCTTGAAGGTGACGAATCATTACTCCGCCCGATGATTCTTAAGGATGTGGCGGAACGTACCGGACTGGACATCTCAACAATTTCTCGTGTGAGCAACAGCAAGTATGTCCAAACCAATTTCGGTATTTATCCACTAAAATTCTTTTTCAGTGATGGATATGTCACCGAGGACGGTGAAGAGATGTCCGTACGCGAGATACGTAAAATCCTTAAAGAGTGTATCGACAATGAAGACAAGAAGAAACCACTTACCGATGATGAATTAGCTGACATTCTGAAAGAAAAAGGATATCCAATTGCAAGACGTACGGTAGCTAAATACCGCCAGCAACTGAATATACCGGTAGCAAGACTCAGAAAATAA
- a CDS encoding IS5-like element IS1169 family transposase, whose product MNKLSRYRKLRYNQLFESENRELRLNEMGNPLEVLSQYVDFEIFRPTLESALFTGERKSNAGRPPIDCVLMFKVLFLQRYYGLSDHQIEYQIVDRTSFRKFLGIECVDDVPDEKTVWKYRELLTNTGVYDKLFSEFHSFMESKGLQFNEGRIIDASFVIAPRQRNTRDENEQIKQGAGDKLWNDNPHKKCHKDVDARWTKKRDETFYGYKQHTKVEKRNKIILSYDTTSAEVHDSKGFEGLLDEKDEGKDLYLDAGYVGQEEIVKQHKMNPIICEKGYRNRPLTKEQKSDNRKKSKTRCLVEHVFGFEEQTMRGLVVRTVGLIRAKANVAFTSLVYNISRYTQIIRLKPELLG is encoded by the coding sequence ATGAACAAGTTATCCCGATACCGTAAGCTTCGTTATAATCAACTATTTGAGTCAGAGAATCGTGAATTGCGTTTGAATGAAATGGGCAATCCTCTTGAAGTGTTGTCTCAGTATGTTGATTTTGAGATCTTTCGTCCTACTCTTGAATCAGCCCTTTTTACCGGAGAGCGCAAAAGTAATGCCGGTCGTCCGCCGATAGACTGTGTGCTGATGTTCAAGGTCTTGTTTCTTCAGCGTTATTATGGTTTGAGTGACCATCAGATAGAGTATCAGATAGTTGACCGTACGAGTTTCCGCAAGTTTCTTGGTATTGAATGTGTTGACGATGTTCCTGACGAGAAGACGGTGTGGAAGTATCGCGAACTCCTGACAAATACAGGCGTTTATGACAAGCTTTTTTCGGAATTTCATAGTTTCATGGAAAGTAAGGGTCTGCAATTCAATGAGGGTCGCATCATTGATGCCAGTTTTGTTATTGCCCCTCGCCAACGTAACACCCGTGATGAAAATGAGCAGATAAAACAGGGAGCGGGTGATAAGTTGTGGAATGACAATCCCCACAAGAAGTGCCACAAGGATGTAGATGCCCGCTGGACAAAGAAGCGTGATGAGACTTTTTACGGCTACAAGCAGCATACTAAAGTTGAGAAACGCAATAAGATCATACTTTCTTATGATACCACGTCGGCAGAAGTGCATGATTCCAAAGGCTTTGAAGGACTGCTGGATGAAAAAGACGAAGGCAAGGACTTGTATTTGGACGCCGGTTATGTCGGACAAGAGGAGATTGTAAAACAGCATAAGATGAATCCGATAATTTGCGAAAAGGGCTACCGTAACCGTCCGCTTACCAAGGAGCAGAAATCAGACAATAGGAAAAAATCCAAGACACGTTGCCTTGTCGAGCATGTATTCGGGTTTGAGGAACAAACCATGCGTGGACTTGTGGTGCGTACAGTAGGGCTTATTCGTGCTAAAGCCAATGTAGCATTCACCAGTCTTGTGTATAACATCAGTCGTTACACGCAAATAATCAGGCTGAAACCTGAGTTGTTGGGGTGA
- a CDS encoding aminopeptidase P family protein, whose protein sequence is MFGKETYVQRRALLKEKLGSGVLLFLGNDDCGLNYESNTFRYRQDSTFLYYFGLRFAGLSAIIDIDNDKEIIFGDELTIDDVVWMGVQPTLKEKSELVGVKHTLPSAAIVDYLHQCVQKGEAIHYLPPYRAEHKLKLMDWLGIPPSRQEGSVPFIRAIVSQRNYKSAEEIAEIERACNVTADMHITATKVLRPGMYEYEVVAEMNRVAEANNCELSFATIATINGQTLHNHYHGNKVKPGDLFLIDAGAETEMGYAGDMSSTIPADKKFTTRQREVYEIQNAMHLESVKALRPGIPYMDVYDLSARVMVEGMKGLGLMKGNAEDAVREGAHALFYPHGLGHMMGLDVHDMENLGELWVGYNGEPKSTQFGRKSQRLAIPLEPGFVHTVEPGIYFIPELIDMWKAEKKFADFINYDKVETYKDFGGIRNEEDYLITETGARRLGKKIPLTPEEVEALR, encoded by the coding sequence ATGTTTGGCAAAGAAACCTATGTGCAGCGCCGAGCCCTGCTGAAAGAGAAATTAGGCTCCGGAGTGTTGTTATTTCTGGGTAATGACGATTGTGGGCTAAATTATGAAAGTAATACTTTCCGTTACCGTCAGGATTCTACCTTCCTTTATTATTTCGGTCTTCGGTTTGCCGGCCTTTCTGCTATAATTGATATAGACAATGATAAAGAAATTATTTTTGGTGATGAATTGACGATTGATGATGTCGTCTGGATGGGTGTTCAGCCAACATTGAAGGAGAAAAGTGAGCTTGTAGGAGTTAAACATACATTGCCGTCCGCTGCAATTGTGGATTATCTGCATCAGTGTGTGCAAAAGGGGGAGGCTATCCACTATCTGCCTCCTTATCGTGCCGAACATAAGCTGAAATTGATGGATTGGCTGGGAATACCTCCATCTCGTCAGGAAGGCTCTGTACCTTTTATCCGTGCGATTGTCAGCCAACGTAATTATAAATCCGCTGAAGAAATTGCTGAGATAGAACGTGCATGCAACGTAACAGCTGATATGCATATTACGGCTACTAAGGTGCTTCGTCCGGGCATGTATGAATATGAAGTTGTTGCTGAGATGAACCGCGTGGCAGAAGCCAATAATTGTGAGCTTTCGTTTGCGACTATTGCTACCATCAATGGCCAGACTTTGCATAATCATTATCATGGTAATAAAGTGAAACCGGGCGATCTGTTTCTGATTGATGCAGGTGCCGAGACGGAGATGGGGTATGCCGGAGACATGTCGTCTACTATCCCTGCCGATAAGAAGTTTACCACTCGCCAGCGTGAGGTTTATGAAATCCAGAATGCAATGCATCTCGAGTCTGTTAAAGCACTTCGACCGGGTATACCTTATATGGATGTGTATGATTTGTCTGCCCGTGTGATGGTGGAAGGAATGAAGGGGCTTGGACTGATGAAAGGTAATGCGGAAGATGCTGTACGCGAAGGAGCGCACGCATTGTTCTATCCTCATGGCTTGGGGCATATGATGGGCCTTGATGTACATGATATGGAAAATCTGGGGGAACTTTGGGTAGGTTACAATGGTGAACCTAAAAGTACGCAGTTCGGTCGTAAGTCACAACGCTTGGCTATCCCGCTTGAGCCTGGCTTTGTACATACTGTGGAACCGGGTATTTATTTCATACCGGAACTGATCGATATGTGGAAAGCTGAAAAGAAGTTTGCCGATTTCATTAATTATGATAAGGTAGAAACCTATAAAGACTTTGGCGGTATCCGTAACGAAGAAGATTATCTGATTACTGAAACCGGTGCCCGCCGTTTGGGTAAGAAGATCCCATTGACACCGGAAGAAGTTGAAGCACTTCGTTGA
- a CDS encoding sensor histidine kinase, which translates to MRTSIVTIVLMLCFNALIHAQTNQDRAKELKEQAQSSLSQKDYIKARYLFKKAYEAFAARENYPQAVECGIQTSILYVRENFYKEAFELCREMDQVIWAGEQKQNKAFYDLRYPVTKERLRMYMGLKNAAQAKGQLDKLEETANLAKNDSINEDLLYTKANYYYTFGLNTQGDACFRKLINQYKEKKDYKKVDDCYKNLIAIARKANNAPLMGRTYESYIVWTDSVKALTAQDELNILKRKYDESQQVIQEKDDTLSAKQYIIIGLCTLVVILIVALVLLAIVWLRFVAANRKLKKGIQIANEHNELKTKFIQNISSQMEPTLNTLAASAGELSGKAPQQALQMQEQVGALKKFSDDIQELSSLENSLTEPYEMTEVNANTFCEEIMEKAKQYMKPGVTATVNAPKLQVKTNREELERILLHLLKNAAYYTEEGRITLDFKKRGAHTHQFIITDTGTGISEEQREKLFKPFTEVKDLTMGDGLGLPICSLIATKMNGNLSLDSSYTKGSRFILELHG; encoded by the coding sequence ATGAGAACGTCTATCGTAACCATTGTATTAATGCTCTGTTTCAATGCACTAATCCATGCACAGACAAATCAAGACAGAGCCAAAGAGTTAAAAGAACAAGCCCAGAGTAGTCTGAGCCAAAAAGATTATATCAAGGCACGTTATCTTTTCAAAAAAGCATACGAGGCCTTTGCTGCCCGCGAAAATTATCCGCAGGCAGTGGAATGCGGTATCCAAACCAGCATCCTCTATGTCAGAGAGAACTTTTACAAAGAGGCATTTGAGCTTTGCCGGGAAATGGATCAGGTGATATGGGCAGGCGAACAAAAACAGAACAAAGCCTTTTATGATCTACGCTACCCGGTCACCAAAGAAAGGCTGCGTATGTACATGGGACTGAAAAACGCTGCACAAGCCAAAGGGCAGTTGGACAAACTGGAGGAAACGGCCAACCTTGCCAAAAACGACTCGATCAATGAGGACTTACTTTATACAAAAGCCAACTATTATTACACCTTCGGGCTTAATACGCAAGGCGATGCGTGTTTCCGTAAATTAATCAACCAATATAAGGAGAAGAAGGACTACAAAAAAGTAGACGACTGTTATAAGAACTTGATTGCCATTGCGCGTAAAGCAAATAATGCCCCACTGATGGGACGGACTTATGAAAGTTATATCGTTTGGACAGATTCGGTGAAAGCTCTCACTGCACAAGATGAATTGAATATATTAAAAAGGAAATACGATGAAAGCCAGCAAGTCATTCAGGAAAAAGACGATACGCTTTCGGCAAAACAATACATCATCATAGGATTATGCACGCTAGTCGTTATTCTCATTGTCGCTTTGGTATTGCTCGCCATCGTATGGTTACGCTTTGTCGCTGCAAACCGAAAACTCAAAAAAGGTATTCAAATAGCCAACGAACACAATGAATTGAAAACTAAATTTATCCAAAATATATCTTCCCAAATGGAGCCTACACTGAACACACTGGCAGCTTCGGCAGGCGAACTCTCCGGAAAAGCCCCCCAACAAGCTCTCCAAATGCAGGAACAGGTAGGTGCGTTAAAGAAATTCAGTGATGATATTCAAGAACTCTCTTCCTTGGAAAACTCATTAACCGAACCCTACGAAATGACCGAAGTCAACGCTAACACCTTCTGTGAAGAAATAATGGAAAAAGCAAAGCAATATATGAAACCCGGTGTTACAGCCACCGTGAATGCTCCCAAACTTCAGGTAAAGACGAACAGGGAAGAATTGGAACGCATTCTGCTTCACCTATTGAAAAATGCCGCTTATTATACCGAAGAGGGACGTATCACTCTCGACTTCAAAAAGCGCGGAGCCCATACTCATCAATTTATCATTACCGATACTGGTACCGGAATTTCCGAGGAACAACGAGAAAAATTGTTCAAGCCCTTTACCGAAGTGAAAGATCTGACAATGGGTGATGGATTGGGCTTGCCCATCTGTTCGCTGATCGCCACCAAAATGAATGGCAACCTGAGCTTGGATTCAAGTTATACAAAAGGAAGTAGATTCATACTGGAATTACATGGATAA
- a CDS encoding sulfatase family protein: MKQHAFYSVPIALAALGNVTAAAQATKPNIVLIMTDQQRADICGREGFPLPVTPYVDSLATQNVWFNRAYTSMPSSAPARCSLISGRFPSATHVRTNHNIPDAFHGKDLTDVLKECGYRTAMVGKNHTYMNMSEVFDYSVDYGHRGNAKKGTPEERALGKFLQEMPGQYLDPSPFPLEQQQPYQIVTKALDWVKQQKDAPFFLFVSIPEPHSPSQVCEPYYSMFPPESLPPLLSSRKNLQDKGEKYMSLAALEDTACPNVQRDIPRLRSIYAGMLRLIDDQIRRLIEEMKATGLYDNTVFVIMSDHGDYFGEYGLIRKGAGVPESLTRIPMVWAGKDIVPRRQPMDDCVSIVDVLPTFCSIMGADIPLGVQGRSLWPMLTGKEYPKKEFASVVVEQGYGGEDFTLNEPVTFKEEGCYSGKEAGFDGLNSWTQSGVLRMVRKGDWKLVMDQNGRGELYNLKEDPVEINNLYGNKKHAATQMELLEELLTWNLRLQDPLPVPRNRYHFKRNPENYHFTN; this comes from the coding sequence ATGAAACAACATGCTTTTTATTCCGTACCAATAGCTTTGGCTGCATTAGGAAATGTTACAGCAGCTGCTCAGGCTACCAAACCGAACATTGTATTGATAATGACTGACCAACAACGGGCAGATATATGCGGGCGAGAAGGGTTTCCGCTTCCTGTGACTCCCTATGTAGATTCGCTGGCTACACAAAATGTATGGTTCAATCGGGCTTATACATCGATGCCTTCGAGTGCCCCTGCGCGTTGTTCTTTGATTAGCGGGCGGTTTCCGAGTGCTACGCACGTGCGCACGAATCATAATATACCTGATGCTTTCCATGGAAAGGATTTGACCGATGTCCTGAAAGAGTGCGGTTACCGTACTGCAATGGTCGGTAAAAACCATACTTATATGAATATGAGCGAAGTGTTCGATTACAGCGTGGACTATGGCCATCGTGGGAATGCCAAGAAGGGGACGCCTGAAGAAAGAGCGCTTGGGAAATTTCTGCAGGAGATGCCCGGTCAATATCTCGACCCTTCTCCTTTTCCACTGGAACAGCAACAACCTTATCAGATTGTGACGAAAGCGTTGGACTGGGTAAAGCAGCAAAAAGATGCTCCTTTTTTCCTGTTTGTATCCATACCCGAACCGCACTCTCCTTCACAGGTCTGCGAACCCTATTATTCTATGTTTCCGCCAGAATCGCTCCCGCCACTCCTTTCGAGCCGGAAGAATCTGCAGGATAAGGGTGAGAAATACATGTCATTGGCTGCTTTGGAAGATACAGCCTGTCCTAATGTACAGCGGGACATCCCTCGTTTGAGAAGTATTTATGCCGGTATGCTTCGTCTTATTGACGATCAGATTCGTCGTTTAATTGAAGAAATGAAGGCAACCGGGCTGTACGATAATACCGTATTCGTTATCATGTCCGATCATGGAGATTATTTTGGTGAATATGGACTGATTCGTAAAGGTGCGGGCGTGCCGGAATCTTTGACACGCATCCCGATGGTTTGGGCTGGTAAAGACATTGTTCCCCGTCGGCAACCGATGGACGATTGTGTTTCGATCGTCGATGTCCTACCTACTTTCTGTAGTATTATGGGGGCAGATATCCCTCTTGGGGTACAAGGACGCAGTTTATGGCCCATGCTGACGGGAAAAGAATATCCGAAGAAAGAATTTGCCAGCGTAGTAGTGGAACAAGGTTACGGAGGTGAAGATTTCACTCTCAATGAACCGGTTACTTTCAAGGAAGAAGGTTGCTATTCAGGAAAAGAAGCAGGCTTCGACGGCTTAAATTCCTGGACGCAAAGTGGGGTGCTGAGAATGGTTCGCAAAGGCGATTGGAAGTTGGTAATGGATCAGAATGGCAGGGGGGAACTTTATAACCTGAAAGAAGACCCTGTAGAGATAAATAATTTATATGGAAATAAAAAACATGCCGCTACGCAAATGGAACTGTTGGAAGAGTTGCTCACCTGGAACCTTCGTTTGCAAGACCCTTTGCCCGTACCACGTAACCGTTATCATTTCAAGCGGAATCCGGAGAATTATCATTTTACAAACTAA